A genomic window from Fusarium oxysporum Fo47 chromosome X, complete sequence includes:
- a CDS encoding permease family-domain-containing protein, producing the protein MRNHAADLATRFNRSVATSFIGRFFRLQGSSHSKEIDGTTFLKEVRAGATTFAAMTYIIAVNVSSCKKSTDEITEVRRDLVTATSAIAGLASLVFGLFTNLPIALAPGMGLNAYFAFQVVGYNGSGSIPYGVALTAVFTEGLIFVFLALTGMRQWLVKLIPSTIKSATGAGIGLFLTEIGLSYGSGIGAITGGFNATPLAIAGCPVDRINPDTQMCEGGIMTSPKLWTAICAGGLLTAYLMAFRVKYAFVIGIAFVSILSWPRDTAVTYFPHTPEGESRFQLFRKVVSINPMKHTLNALDWNVGQHSTQFALALFTFLYVDIIDATATMFSMVRFCGVVDDRDGDFPRSTLAYCCDAISISISALFGCSPVTAFIESGAGIAEGGRTGLTGMTTGFLFLLSIVFGPIFSSVPPWATGPALILVGCMMARQITEINWRYIGDTLPSFVVIAFVPFSYSVAYGIIAGMFLYTALNLLISLTVRISGGRIEPDNYDMKEYWTWKAPGRKPWFVRAFRNATYSAKDMHKSSPQTFNAHGGLDCEMLRVASSDERKDDARVSVSVPVPALSRCSR; encoded by the exons ATGAGAAACCACGCGGCAGATCTAGCCACAAGGTTCAACCGGAGTGTCGCAACCTCCTTCATTGGCCGGTTCTTCAGGCTACAAGGCAGTAGTCAC AGTAAGGAGATCGACGGGACGACATTCTTGAAAGAAGTTCGTGCTGGGGCGACGACCTTTGCTGCTATGACGTATATCATTGCTGTTAATGTAAGCAGTTG TAAGAAGAGCACTGACGAGATTACAGAGGTGAGGCGAGATCTCGTCACGGCTACATCAGCCATCGCAGGACTGGCCAGTCTTGTCTTTGGTCTCTTCACCAACCTTCCAATAGCCCTCGC ACCTGGTATGGGCCTCAACGCCTACTTCGCCTTCCAAGTAGTAGGCTACAATGGCTCAGGCAGTATTCCTTACGGCGTCGCATTAACAGCAGTCTTCACTGAAGGTCTCATCTTTGTCTTCCTTGCACTGACGGGCATGCGACAATGGCTCGTCAAACTCATCCCGTCAACCATAAAATCTGCAACGGGAGCTGGTATTGGTCTCTTTCTTACAGAGATCGGCTTGTCTTATGGTTCGGGTATTGGTGCTATTACTGGGGGGTTTAACGCAACGCCTTTGGCGATTGCTGGATGTCCGGTTGATAGGATCAATCCGGATACTCAGATGTGTGAGGGCGGGATAATGACTAGTCCGAAG CTTTGGACTGCAATATGTGCTGGTGGTTTACTGACGGCGTATCTCATGGCTTTCCGGGTCAAATACGCTTTCGTAATCGGCATAGCATTCGTCTCCATCCTCTCGTGGCC ACGAGATACTGCCGTCACATACTTCCCTCACACGCCAGAAGGGGAGTCTCGATTCCAGCTCTTCCGCAAAGTTGTATCTATCAACCCAATGAAGCATACCCTCAACGCTCTGGACTGGAACGTCGGCCAACACAGTACTCAATTCGCCCTCGCGCTCTTCACCTTTCTCTA TGTCGATATCATTGATGCAACAGCAACAATGTTCTCCATGGTCCGTTTTTGCGGCGTTGTCGACGATCGAGATGGAGACTTTCCCCGCTCAACACTCGCTTACTGCTGTGATGCAATCAGTATCTCTATCAGCGCTCTCTTTGGTTGTTCACCTGTTACAGCATTCATAGAGAGTGGTGCTGGTATTGCTGAGGGAGGACGCACGGGTCTTACAGGTATGACTACTGGTTTCCTATTTCTTTTGTCCATCGTGTTTGGGCCGATCTTCTCGTCTGTGCCGCCGTGGGCAACCGGACCTGCTCTGATTTTG GTCGGATGTATGATGGCCCGTCAGATCACTGAAATCAACTGGCGTTACATCGGCGACACACTCCCCTCAttcgtcgtcatcgcctTCGTCCCATTCTCATACAGCGTAGCTTACGGCATCATCGC CGGCATGTTTCTCTACACAGCTCTAAATCTCTTGATTTCTCTCACTGTCCGCATCTCGGGCGGTAGAATTGAGCCAGATAACTACGACATGAAAGAATACTGGACCTGGAAAGCGCCCGGAAGGAAGCCCTGGTTTGTACGAGCTTTTAGAAACGCTACCTACTCAGCAAAGGATATGCATAAGTCTAGTCCTCAAACCTTTAATGCCCATGGTGGCTTGGACTGTGAGATGTTGAGGGTTGCGTCGTCGGATGAGAGGAAGGATGATGCGCGCGTGTCGGTTTCTGTACCTGTGCCTGCGCTTTCTAGATGCTCTCGTTAA
- a CDS encoding RmlC-like cupin domain-containing protein, with protein sequence MRFALALSWLPLSLALHLPESLDRRTKHKPITDCSAEQVVDLLKLEPNTEKGYFVQTFVDPTTVPGTNRSISTAIYYLLEGSAGQSLWHKLDAAEVWHYYAGAPLVLSLSKNDGSCTRDHVMGNDLFSGQRPQVVVAAEEWQSARSLGDWTLVGTTVAPGFDPAGQVLKPEGWKPKSCKRPH encoded by the exons ATGCGTTTTGCTTTAGCTCTGTCATGGCTCCCCCTCAGCCTAGCCCTCCATCTCCCCGAATCTCTTGACCGCCGCACCAAACATAAACCCATCACAGACTGTTCAGCAGAACAAGTCGTCGACCTTCTCAAACTCGAACCAAACACCGAAAAGGGTTACTTCGTCCAAACTTTCGTAGACCCGACTACCGTCCCAGGAACCAATCGATCCATCAGCACAGCTATTTACTATCTGCTCGAAGGCTCCGCGGGACAATCTCTCTGGCATAAACTCGACGCCGCGGAAGTCTGGCACTATTATGCTGGTGCACCTCTTGTTCTGTCATTGTCGAAGAATGATGGCTCTTGTACGAGGGATCATGTAATGGGAAATGATCTCTTCAGTGGACAGAGACCTCAGGTTGTTGTTGCGGCGGAGGAGTGGCAGAGTGCCCGGAGTTTAGGTGACTGGACTCTTGTTGGGACAACTG TCGCACCAGGATTTGATCCGGCTGGACAGGTCTTGAAACCTGAAGGATGGAAGCCAAAGTCATGCAAGAGGCCTCATTGA
- a CDS encoding cytidine deaminase-like protein, whose amino-acid sequence MAAKKPQEILAALLQTVERDIVPLTSDGVRSGSKVFGASILSSRTLEPLTVSTNNERASPLLHGEINCIQTFYTQTYPDPKSRPNPREDCVFFATHEPCSLCLSGITWSGFKELYYLFTYEDSRDQFAIPYDIEILEEVFRVRAEGESDEAVARRALYNKRNKFFTAKSVKDLVKEIENGDERKQWSEEVDRVKALYSALSDEYQKNKQSGIQTSSTWK is encoded by the coding sequence ATGGCAGCCAAAAAACCTCAAGAGATTCTTGCTGCACTTCTCCAAACGGTCGAGCGCGACATCGTCCCCTTGACGAGTGATGGCGTCCGCTCAGGCAGCAAAGTCTTCGGCGCATCAATCCTCTCATCTCGGACCCTCGAACCTCTGACCGTCTCAACGAACAACGAGCGCGCCTCGCCTCTTCTACACGGGGAAATAAACTGCATCCAAACATTCTACACACAAACATATCCCGATCCCAAATCTCGACCTAATCCCCGTGAAGACTGTGTCTTTTTCGCAACGCATGAGCCTTGCAGTCTATGCTTGAGCGGAATCACATGGTCTGGTTTCAAAGAACTGTACTATCTGTTTACATACGAGGATAGTCGTGATCAGTTCGCTATTCCGTATGATATCGAGATTTTGGAAGAGGTTTTCCGGGTGAGGGCTGAGGGGGAGAGTGATGAGGCTGTTGCGAGGAGAGCGTTGTATAACAAGAGGAATAAGTTCTTTACTGCGAAGAGTGTTAAGGATCTTGTTAAAGAGATTGAGAATGGGGATGAGAGGAAGCAGTGGAGTGAAGAGGTTGATAGAGTGAAGGCGTTGTATTCTGCGTTGAGCGATGAGTATCAGAAGAATAAGCAGAGTGGGATACAGACATCAAGTACTTGGAAATAA
- a CDS encoding P-loop containing nucleoside triphosphate hydrolase protein has translation MQRLRLRLPINNILQHPRQLLPLTSLITQQPTISPFLMDGGSRRRGGRGGNRRGFSSRGGGGGRSNQPRNQPRNPKPQNENDSPDVEMASPSPAPAPAPLTEAPTSRRFDSLLENNKVNPLIVRTITNDMKFEFMTPVQAATMDELLPPNRSDCLVQARTGTGKTMAFLIPALQTMINQNRAAGDGISLLVISPTRELALQISAEAKKVLQNLPKYRVQVAIGGTNKDREERAILAGCEILIATPGRLLDHMSNEDIVYSMRKLNTLVLDEADRLLDMGFMKDLREIVSRLPDKTKSDRQGMLFSATIAPHVEQVAGLVLSPGYKFISTIPAGEANTHERVPQFLVQVPTFADVAPAMVGCIREEATRGQAFKAILFAPTAAIADFYGRLLEDLPGLPPVSILHSRMSQNKRTKITNDYRTARSAILVATDVVARGMDFPGVTTVIQVGMPADKQSYIHRLGRTARADAEGRGILIVCDAEGFFPKYSLKEINLIAREADLSPSRDVMEVAEKMEDDEKSRVYQAWLGYYNSHMKSLRWDKEELVRQANVYAREGLGSPDVPTIQKSTASKMGLRGVRGLNTVADRPRQKHGAPGGHGDNGRGKRGRN, from the coding sequence ATGCAGCGCCTTCGCCTTCGCCTtcccatcaacaacatccttCAGCACCCACGCCAACTTCTCCCCCTAACATCACTCATCACGCAACAGCCCACTATCTCTCCCTTCCTGATGGACGGTGGTTCAAGACGTCGCGGCGGTCGCGGCGGCAATCGTCGAGGCTTCAGCTCCCgtggcggcggcggtggtcGCTCAAACCAGCCTCGCAACCAGCCTCGTAACCCAAAGCCCCAGAATGAGAATGATTCGCCTGATGTTGAGATGGCTTCACCTTCGCCTGCGCCCGCGCCCGCGCCGCTCACTGAAGCTCCTACGTCGCGTCGCTTCGACAGCTTGTTGGAAAACAACAAGGTCAACCCTCTCATCGTGCGCACCATCACAAACGACATGAAGTTTGAGTTCATGACGCCCGTCCAAGCTGCGACCATGGATGAGCTTCTGCCCCCGAACCGCAGCGACTGTCTCGTTCAGGCGCGCACCGGCACCGGAAAGACCATGGCGTTTTTGATTCCTGCGCTGCAGACTATGATTAACCAGAACAGAGCTGCCGGCGATGGCATTTCACTGCTTGTAATCTCGCCGACTCGTGAGCTTGCGCTTCAGATCTCCGCCGAGGCGAAGAAGGTGCTACAAAACCTGCCCAAGTATCGCGTTCAGGTTGCTATCGGAGGAACGAACAAGGATCGTGAGGAGAGAGCTATTCTTGCTGGTTGTGAGATTCTCATCGCTACGCCTGGTCGTCTTCTGGATCACATGTCCAATGAGGATATCGTGTACAGCATGCGTAAACTCAACACTCTTGTTCTCGACGAGGCCGACCGTCTTCTCGACATGGGTTTCATGAAAGATCTCCGCGAGATTGTCAGCCGTCTTCCcgacaagaccaagtccGACCGACAAGGCATGCTCTTCTCCGCCACCATCGCTCCCCACGTTGAGCAAGTCGCTGGTCTCGTCCTCTCACCGGGCTACAAGTTCATCTCGACCATCCCCGCCGGTGAAGCCAACACCCACGAGCGCGTTCCCCAGTTCCTCGTCCAGGTTCCTACCTTTGCCGACGTTGCGCCCGCCATGGTTGGCTGTATTCGTGAGGAAGCTACACGCGGCCAGGCCTTCAAGGCGATTCTTTTCGCGCCTACCGCTGCCATCGCTGATTTCTACGGACGCCTTTTGGAGGATCTTCCCGGCCTTCCTCCGGTTTCGATCCTGCACAGTCGCATGAGTCAGAACAAGCGTACAAAAATCACCAACGACTACCGAACTGCTCGAAGCGCTATTCTCGTTGCTACCGATGTCGTCGCTCGTGGAATGGACTTCCCTGGTGTCACCACCGTCATTCAAGTCGGTATGCCCGCCGACAAGCAGAGCTACATCCACCGTCTTGGCCGAACAGCACGAGCCGACGCTGAAGGTCGCGGAATCCTGATCGTTTGCGACGCAGAGGGTTTCTTCCCCAAGTACTCTCTCAAAGAAATCAACCTCATCGCCCGCGAAGCCGATCTCTCACCCAGCCGAGACGTCATGGAAGTTGccgagaagatggaggacGACGAAAAGTCCCGTGTTTACCAAGCTTGGCTGGGATACTACAACAGTCACATGAAGTCTCTCCGGTGGGACAAGGAGGAGCTCGTCCGACAAGCCAACGTTTACGCACGCGAGGGTCTGGGTTCTCCTGATGTCCCAACTATTCAGAAGAGCACGGCTAGCAAGATGGGTTTGAGAGGTGTGCGGGGGTTGAACACGGTTGCTGATCGACCTCGTCAGAAACATGGTGCTCCTGGTGGACATGGTGATAATGGACGCGGAAAGCGAGGACGCAACTGA
- a CDS encoding prion-inhibition and propagation-domain-containing protein gives MADPTGTAGTALGATSLFLQIFQGCVDGFSVWQKGETLASDALIFKARLEMQAARFKAWGLDWGFDRGPDAACWRNDRFIENGDLAVKYVVIIYGFLDSLGELSQEFPALASAENVPISAATSLGAMLRMAFKDSQEREEWAKKLEAMRDEAKVSEKLRWALKEGEITKTLELLESMIDDLCKFFKPPEDDPVAMQVANSLLSSLNISKLNAVAAGAPDDSMLQSLALLKVMVLQLQLGARNAEKVDEKDRSLRETGPLDERTKRSTGVFRKGATSTDVLVEWKLIDGSHIPPGHTAATYRAMAGNRIKNLARLLKWSSRLEDLRTLDCIGVITRDGLSDDEVRYGIIFCVPTKKYTTLKAILEGSQDNVYLDDWFKVAKSVTRAVLCLHLAGWLHKGLRSENILYFQDDAGDISFEEPYLAGFEYSREISAPGQTEGVTDDLEANLYRHEEVQGVPEEPSQDGQGKPTKTPFTMKHDIYSIGILLLELGLQKPIIQLYEEATQAENYEHSAAAFRKWVLTEALPKLGRSRGKEYMRAAELCLRSEFEGASTDELQQAFYKSVVKPISGSWGR, from the coding sequence ATGGCGGATCCAACTGGCACAGCTGGCACCGCCCTCGGCGCGACCAGCCTCTTTCTCCAAATATTCCAAGGCTGCGTCGACGGTTTTTCTGTCTGGCAAAAGGGCGAGACGCTAGCCTCCGATGCGCTTATCTTCAAAGCTCGTCTTGAGATGCAGGCTGCGCGATTCAAAGCTTGGGGTTTGGACTGGGGATTTGACAGGGGACCCGATGCAGCTTGTTGGAGAAATGATCGCTTCATCGAGAACGGCGACCTTGCTGTGAAATACGTCGTTATCATTTACGGCTTCTTAGACTCGTTGGGCGAACTATCACAGGAGTTCCCGGCGTTGGCGTCTGCGGAGAATGTACCTATTTCGGCGGCGACTTCGCTTGGGGCCATGCTCCGAATGGCATTCAAGGACTCTCAAGAGCGGGAAGAGTGGGcgaagaagcttgaagcGATGCGCGATGAGGCTAAAGTGTCGGAGAAGCTGCGGTGGGCTCTCAAAGAAGGGGAGATCACAAAGACactcgagcttctcgagtCGATGATTGATGATCTCTGCAAGTTCTTTAAACCGCCTGAGGATGACCCTGTCGCTATGCAAGTTGCTAATTCTCTACTCTCATCGCTCAATATCTCTAAGCTCAACGCTGTCGCTGCGGGTGCTCCCGATGACTCGATGCTGCAGAGTCTAGCCCTTCTCAAGGTCATGGTCCTGCAGCTTCAACTCGGTGCTCGTAATGCAGAGAAGgtcgatgagaaggatcGGTCACTACGTGAGACGGGGCCGCTTGATGAGCGAACAAAACGGTCAACTGGTGTTTTCCGGAAGGGAGCCACTTCCACAGATGTCCTGGTAGAGTGGAAACTCATCGATGGCTCTCACATCCCTCCTGGACATACTGCAGCAACATATCGTGCGATGGCTGGAAATCGTATCAAGAATCTGGCGCGTCTCCTGAAATGGAGTTCTAGGCTTGAAGATCTCAGAACATTGGACTGCATCGGCGTCATCACACGAGACGGACTCTCCGACGACGAAGTCCGCTACGGAATCATCTTCTGCGTGCCGACCAAGAAGTACACAACACTAAAGGCTATTCTTGAGGGGTCTCAGGACAACGTCTATCTCGATGACTGGTTCAAAGTCGCGAAGAGCGTGACACGAGCGGTGTTGTGTTTGCACCTGGCAGGCTGGCTGCACAAAGGGCTACGCAGCGAGAACATTCTGTACTTCCAAGATGACGCGGGCGATATCTCCTTCGAAGAACCGTATTTAGCCGGTTTCGAGTACAGTCGAGAGATTTCAGCACCAGGACAAACAGAGGGCGTGACAGATGACCTCGAAGCGAACCTATACCGACAtgaagaagtccaaggcgTACCCGAGGAGCCTTCACAGGATGGTCAAGGTAAACCAACCAAAACTCCTTTTACAATGAAGCACGATATCTATAGCATCGGTATTCTTCTGCTCGAGCTCGGCCTCCAAAAGCCAATTATCCAGTTGTATGAAGAAGCCACCCAGGCCGAGAATTACGAGCATTCTGCCGCTGCGTTTCGGAAATGGGTATTGACCGAGGCACTGCCGAAACTTGGACGATCGAGAGGAAAGGAGTACATGAGGGCTGCAGAGTTATGTCTAAGATCAGAGTTTGAAGGGGCCTCGACGGACGAGCTTCAACAAGCGTTCTACAAGAGCGTCGTAAAGCCTATAAGTGGCTCTTGGGGGAGGTGA